A section of the Streptomyces sp. NBC_01335 genome encodes:
- a CDS encoding IS256 family transposase — translation MSDTTIEQIPGSEAAEAVPASDEQLVAMLVDRARSEGLQLTGEGGLLQQLTKRVLESALEGEITDHLGYEKHDAEGRGSGNSRNGTRAKTVLTDVGPVEVKVPRDVAGSFEPQIVKKRQRRLSGVDEMVLSLSAKGLTHGEISAHLAEVYGASVSKATITTITDKVMDGMAEWSNRPLDSVYPVLFVDAINVKIRDGQVANRPIYVVMAVTAEGHRDILGIWAGDGGEGAKYWLSVFTDLKNRGVDDVLMLICDGLKGLPEAVETVWPRTIVQTCVVHLLRNSFRHATRQDWDKIAKAIKPVYTAPNEAAATERFSEFQEAWGKKYPAVIRLWENAWAEFVPFLSFDVEIRKVICSTNAIESVNARIRKAVRARGHFPNEAAAMKCVYMALMSLDPTGKGRKRWTMRWKAPLNAFQIAFEGRLTPAAN, via the coding sequence ATGAGCGACACCACCATCGAGCAAATACCGGGCAGTGAGGCGGCGGAGGCCGTGCCGGCGAGTGACGAGCAGTTGGTCGCGATGCTCGTGGACCGGGCCCGCAGCGAGGGCCTGCAGCTGACCGGGGAGGGCGGGCTGCTCCAGCAGCTGACGAAGCGGGTGCTGGAGTCCGCCCTGGAGGGCGAGATCACCGATCACCTCGGATACGAGAAGCACGATGCCGAGGGCCGGGGCAGCGGCAACAGCCGCAACGGGACCCGGGCGAAGACGGTGCTGACCGATGTCGGCCCGGTCGAGGTCAAGGTCCCCCGGGACGTGGCCGGTTCGTTCGAGCCGCAGATCGTCAAGAAGCGGCAGCGGCGCCTGTCCGGGGTGGACGAGATGGTGCTGTCGCTGTCCGCGAAGGGCCTGACGCACGGCGAGATCTCCGCCCACCTGGCCGAGGTCTACGGCGCGAGCGTGTCCAAGGCCACCATCACTACGATCACGGACAAGGTGATGGACGGGATGGCGGAATGGTCCAACCGACCGCTGGACTCCGTCTATCCGGTCCTGTTCGTCGACGCGATCAACGTCAAGATCCGGGACGGGCAGGTCGCCAACCGTCCGATCTACGTCGTCATGGCAGTGACCGCCGAGGGCCACCGGGACATCCTGGGGATCTGGGCCGGCGACGGCGGCGAGGGTGCGAAGTACTGGCTGAGTGTGTTCACGGATCTGAAGAATCGGGGCGTTGATGATGTTCTCATGCTGATCTGCGACGGGCTGAAGGGCCTGCCGGAAGCGGTGGAGACCGTCTGGCCTCGAACGATTGTCCAGACCTGTGTCGTTCACCTGCTGAGGAACAGCTTCCGGCACGCGACCCGCCAGGACTGGGACAAGATCGCCAAGGCGATCAAGCCCGTCTACACGGCCCCGAACGAGGCCGCCGCGACCGAGCGGTTCAGCGAGTTCCAGGAAGCCTGGGGGAAGAAGTACCCGGCGGTCATCCGGCTCTGGGAGAACGCCTGGGCCGAGTTCGTGCCCTTCCTCTCCTTCGACGTCGAGATCCGCAAGGTCATCTGCTCGACGAACGCGATCGAGTCCGTCAACGCACGCATCCGCAAGGCCGTCCGCGCCCGCGGGCATTTCCCCAACGAGGCCGCAGCCATGAAGTGCGTCTACATGGCCCTGATGAGCCTGGACCCCACCGGCAAGGGCCGCAAGCGGTGGACCATGCGCTGGAAGGCACCCCTGAACGCCTTCCAGATCGCCTTCGAAGGCCGGCTCACCCCGGCCGCCAACTGA
- a CDS encoding DUF5959 family protein, translating into MNVLGRSRRWTAGLDAEIVVKTPFVSGRIDLALYVARLECWADALDRLDAGEDVAWMEMSSGPSIFIQLTGERDCPEVVVEDESGSMVTVRVPLVPPDNWIADHRQCLRQVMDHWVPMLSG; encoded by the coding sequence ATCAACGTTCTGGGACGTAGCCGCAGGTGGACCGCCGGGCTCGACGCGGAGATCGTCGTCAAGACGCCCTTCGTATCCGGCCGTATCGACCTGGCACTGTACGTCGCGAGGTTGGAGTGCTGGGCCGACGCACTGGACCGGCTTGACGCCGGCGAAGACGTGGCCTGGATGGAGATGAGCAGCGGGCCGTCCATCTTCATCCAGCTCACGGGCGAGCGTGACTGCCCGGAGGTGGTCGTGGAGGACGAATCCGGGTCCATGGTCACCGTGCGGGTCCCGCTCGTCCCGCCGGACAATTGGATTGCTGACCACCGCCAGTGTCTGCGCCAGGTGATGGATCACTGGGTTCCGAT
- a CDS encoding RHS repeat-associated core domain-containing protein: protein MTAVSMTTQALTRRKQLPFGEGRFTGSSTLPGTRSFVGGTADPTGLTHLGAREYDPALGRFISVDPVIDLDDPLQMNAYAYANSRPVTASDPDGQMFWDGFWTYANKAAKAGKKLVRQTPHVFKKAKRPLISYTKKWNTYSPSVYYAKQTSSIQGKSVKAKATEKANATERKKKQEKQKKKDGGIWGKLKGGTSKLWNHANKEITWHKAVDIGIGFAAAAGTAFCIASVACGVGLFAVGAAALFTAGLGAHMAVSTDEEKKQGASQYLKRTAKAEVQGIVSGALCGRGPGGCVAFGPKAGTPLAGVARTQLPREAAKIIGRTIRKYAF from the coding sequence ATGACGGCCGTCTCCATGACGACTCAGGCCCTCACTCGCCGCAAGCAGCTCCCCTTCGGCGAGGGCCGTTTCACAGGAAGCAGCACTCTTCCGGGGACCCGCAGCTTCGTCGGAGGAACCGCCGACCCCACCGGCCTCACCCACCTTGGTGCCCGGGAGTACGACCCGGCGCTGGGACGCTTCATCTCAGTGGACCCCGTCATCGACCTCGACGACCCCCTGCAGATGAACGCCTACGCATACGCCAACAGCCGACCCGTCACTGCATCTGACCCGGACGGCCAGATGTTCTGGGACGGCTTCTGGACCTACGCCAACAAAGCGGCAAAGGCGGGGAAGAAGCTGGTTCGCCAAACCCCTCACGTATTCAAGAAGGCCAAGAGGCCGCTGATCTCCTACACGAAAAAGTGGAACACGTATTCTCCTTCCGTCTACTACGCAAAGCAGACGAGTTCCATTCAGGGGAAATCAGTCAAAGCGAAGGCGACAGAGAAGGCGAACGCGACGGAGCGCAAGAAGAAACAAGAAAAGCAAAAGAAGAAGGATGGCGGAATCTGGGGAAAGCTCAAGGGGGGAACATCGAAGCTCTGGAATCACGCAAATAAGGAGATCACATGGCATAAAGCGGTCGATATTGGAATAGGGTTTGCCGCAGCGGCTGGCACTGCTTTTTGCATAGCCTCCGTGGCGTGCGGAGTGGGGCTATTCGCAGTCGGCGCAGCCGCCCTCTTCACGGCCGGACTAGGTGCCCACATGGCAGTTTCTACCGACGAAGAGAAAAAGCAAGGAGCTAGCCAGTACTTGAAGAGGACAGCAAAAGCAGAGGTGCAAGGTATTGTTAGTGGTGCGCTCTGCGGCCGCGGACCGGGGGGTTGCGTGGCTTTCGGCCCCAAGGCCGGTACGCCACTGGCAGGGGTTGCCCGAACGCAGCTGCCCCGAGAGGCGGCTAAGATAATCGGAAGAACTATTAGGAAGTACGCCTTCTGA
- a CDS encoding sensor histidine kinase, which yields MHHEKQELRRMSLRLRLGLSAAAAVAIAVSAVAAAAWLMTRHQFSDQLNSNLRSVQASPRYINQLLQSCDVDQSRSPDFSEKPTQYVVQVVMSDGTVCADPGGVKYSITAADVAVAAGELDSVIHDTESQDGTKMRVSTERVPGAPSDIAISIAQPLSGVDTPLKRLALYLLGISGVGIVGAATSGVAISRAGLRPVVRLTDAAEQIARTQNLKIRLPVAGSDEIARMSRSFNVMTEALSVSFERQRQLVADAGHELRTPLTSLRANVQLLARSQRSGRKLPDGVLVELLDSIEAQVGELAELISDLQVLSRADSGSYGDNVSLVPLHEIAERALARVKLRGPEVDFEHDLQDWYLWCDPAALERALVNLLDNAVKFSPPGGSVSMNLNSGVLVIRDRGVGVNPRDLPHVFERFWRSPAARSLPGSGLGLAIVDRAVRQAGGTVELRAASEVGTEAIVRLPGCEVPPPSSKPRASEKF from the coding sequence GTGCATCACGAGAAACAAGAGCTGCGCCGCATGAGTTTGCGTCTGCGGCTTGGACTGTCTGCAGCGGCAGCTGTGGCCATCGCGGTGAGCGCCGTAGCGGCTGCCGCGTGGCTTATGACTAGGCATCAGTTCTCGGACCAGTTGAACAGCAACCTTCGGAGCGTGCAGGCGTCACCCCGCTATATCAATCAGTTGTTGCAGTCGTGTGATGTCGATCAAAGCCGCTCTCCGGATTTCAGCGAAAAGCCGACTCAGTATGTTGTGCAAGTTGTCATGAGCGACGGTACGGTCTGCGCTGACCCGGGGGGCGTTAAGTACTCGATCACTGCCGCAGATGTAGCTGTTGCGGCAGGTGAGCTTGACTCGGTGATTCATGATACCGAATCTCAGGATGGTACAAAAATGCGTGTTTCGACTGAGCGCGTACCGGGAGCGCCCTCGGATATCGCTATTTCGATTGCTCAGCCTTTGAGCGGCGTGGACACGCCACTCAAGAGGCTCGCTCTTTATTTGTTGGGAATATCTGGCGTGGGTATCGTCGGCGCCGCAACATCTGGTGTTGCGATTAGTCGCGCTGGCCTGCGGCCAGTCGTCCGCCTCACCGATGCTGCAGAGCAAATAGCGCGAACTCAGAACCTCAAGATTCGTCTCCCAGTTGCAGGAAGTGATGAAATCGCGCGAATGTCGCGAAGCTTCAATGTCATGACGGAAGCGCTATCAGTTTCATTCGAACGCCAGCGTCAGCTGGTTGCTGACGCCGGGCATGAACTTCGCACTCCACTTACTTCACTGCGTGCAAATGTTCAACTTCTAGCAAGAAGCCAGCGCAGTGGTCGCAAACTTCCCGATGGAGTGCTAGTGGAGCTACTCGACTCAATTGAGGCGCAGGTGGGAGAACTCGCTGAGCTCATATCCGACCTGCAAGTTCTTTCGCGAGCGGACTCCGGCTCGTATGGAGATAATGTCTCGTTGGTTCCTCTGCATGAGATAGCAGAGCGTGCGCTCGCGCGTGTCAAGCTGAGAGGGCCGGAGGTCGACTTCGAACACGACCTGCAGGACTGGTATCTCTGGTGCGATCCGGCGGCGTTGGAGCGTGCACTGGTTAATCTTCTCGATAATGCAGTGAAGTTCTCTCCACCCGGCGGATCTGTCAGTATGAATCTCAATTCCGGAGTGCTTGTAATCCGTGATCGAGGGGTTGGCGTGAATCCGAGAGACTTGCCGCATGTATTCGAAAGATTTTGGCGTTCGCCGGCCGCTCGTAGCCTTCCGGGAAGTGGTCTCGGACTGGCAATTGTGGACCGAGCCGTTCGTCAGGCAGGTGGCACGGTAGAGCTTCGGGCGGCGTCGGAGGTAGGAACAGAAGCAATTGTCCGCCTCCCCGGCTGCGAAGTTCCTCCACCCTCAAGCAAGCCAAGGGCTTCTGAAAAATTTTGA
- a CDS encoding IS630 family transposase (programmed frameshift) has product MRYPQGGGLTAERQCRREELRLQAAERFARGEGSTAIARDLRVSVRSVQRWRHTWSEGGPRSLRSQGPASLPRLSEKQFAQLESELAKGPAAHGWEDQRWTLNRVKTVIGRRFHLTYTIQGVRKLLVRNGWSCQVPARRAMERDDEVVRVGQGGVAPRGRLAAARGAWLVFEDEAGFSMTPSHARTWSQRGRTPVVRVRGRSRRRISIAALTCYKPGHRSRLIYRPRRDGGNRDGRKSFSWRDYRDLLIAAHQQLGGPIILIWDNLNVHKAAGLREFAESRDWLTILYLPSYAPDLNPVEGIWSLLRRGWLSNVAFSTPEHLIRTVRSGLRHIQYRSNLIDGCLAETGLTIRSA; this is encoded by the exons ATGAGGTATCCACAGGGTGGCGGGTTGACCGCTGAACGGCAGTGCAGGCGCGAGGAGTTACGGCTCCAGGCGGCTGAGCGGTTCGCTCGTGGCGAGGGCAGTACGGCGATCGCCAGGGATCTGCGGGTCAGTGTCCGATCGGTGCAGCGGTGGCGTCACACGTGGTCCGAGGGCGGCCCACGGTCCTTGCGGTCGCAGGGGCCCGCGTCGCTGCCGCGACTGAGTGAGAAGCAGTTCGCTCAGCTGGAGTCCGAGCTGGCCAAAGGACCGGCCGCGCACGGCTGGGAGGACCAGCGCTGGACTCTGAACCGTGTGAAGACGGTGATCGGACGGCGCTTCCACCTCACGTACACGATTCAAGGTGTCCGCAAGCTGTTGGTGCGTAACGGCTGGTCCTGCCAGGTCCCGGCCCGTCGTGCCATGGAGCGGGACGACGAGGTGGTG CGGGTGGGTCAAGGAGGTGTGGCCCCGCGCGGAAGGCTAGCGGCGGCCCGTGGAGCATGGCTGGTCTTCGAGGACGAAGCCGGCTTCTCCATGACGCCGTCGCACGCAAGGACCTGGTCGCAGCGCGGGCGGACCCCGGTGGTGCGGGTCCGTGGCCGCTCGCGCAGACGGATATCGATCGCCGCCCTGACCTGCTACAAGCCCGGCCACCGCTCCCGGCTGATCTACCGGCCGCGACGGGACGGAGGCAACCGTGACGGGCGCAAAAGCTTCTCCTGGCGCGACTACCGCGACCTGCTGATCGCAGCCCACCAGCAACTCGGCGGCCCGATCATCCTCATCTGGGACAACCTCAACGTCCACAAGGCCGCAGGTCTACGGGAGTTCGCCGAATCCCGTGACTGGCTGACCATCCTCTACCTGCCGTCCTACGCCCCCGACCTCAACCCCGTCGAGGGCATCTGGTCCCTGCTACGTCGCGGCTGGCTCTCCAACGTCGCCTTCTCCACGCCAGAACATCTCATCCGCACGGTCCGCAGCGGTCTCCGGCACATCCAGTACCGCAGCAACCTCATTGACGGCTGCCTCGCCGAGACCGGCCTGACCATCAGATCTGCGTAA